The DNA region ttggttcggtttttatcaaaatcaaatcaaaccaactatatcggtttggatttgttcgatttttcgaattttttgttCATTGAATATTATTTcgatcttactttgttaaatatttgataagtaaatatatatttagtaaaaatataaaaaaattgacaaacatattatcgattaaaatattcttatgggagaattctattagtaacatataatagttatttttttagtcgttTGACAATAAATTTTCGTCGACGTACACTTTCAGTttaaccgaatttagtaattaaaaataaaaatcaatatgatacctaaatattaataatcacttcacattcgaaaaagatataagaatttaatagatcttaacatatgatatgaatatgaaaaaacaaagagatagacgtatttcagtaacacttgataagaaagtgatcatacaacccattatttaaggtcaataaatatggaacacttcatattctattaaaatttatatcccgcaagagaatcccaaatatttctagaaatattttaagaaaattctatataaaatcttaaaagtatatataaaaattatgtatttataTGTCGGGTTGGTTCGTGTTTtctttactcaataccaaaccaaatcaaactaaaccaaaccaagtcgggttttttaatcagTTTTGTTTAGCTTTTCGACTTGGTGCGGTTTTTCAgttcggtttgtacacccctactttTGATTATTATTAGCAACTGCTACACATGAATATATAATCTAATTCGGACTAATACGAAAAGTGTGTATCTAAATTAAAAACCGACGgagtattatttaattattgCTTAGTAGTAGTCAATTTTTCCAAGGGCTATCAGTACTAACTGCATCTGTCCCCAAACGTTTTCGGACCAAGACATGGCATGCAGTCATTCAACCCGTGGATTTGAGTTTTAGTAGTTCCATGTAATGATGGTGCAAAAACTATTTACACAATGCATAATTAATAAGGTTACATGTAAAACATTTATGATAATCCTAGATCAGCAACATGATGAAAAAATACAGGCGATAATATGTTAAACTATACATATTTAACGTAAACAAAAATACATTCttaatgtatataacttaaattcttttaatataaaatttaaaaacaattaCAAAGTTCAATGATGAGAACATTTCTTGATGAACATCATGGTATTTATGACACTGATTTTGATTGGATTAAATAGCTTGTTAGATGCACAACCACCATATCTCATATTTAATGATATTTCCCTTAATTGGTATTTAGAAAAGAGTATCGTGACAAATTTTACTCATTCATATCTGTTAAATTtaacctttttttatttatttatagattTCTGCTGCAAGAAACTCTCAGGTCCCAAGAGATTGCAATGGTTTCCTTGAAAGAAAGGCTTCGAACATGACTCCCTCTAATGAATGAAGAGCTATAACAATCATCCCTACTGTACTGGAATGGAAGAATTGAATTGTGTCTTTTCTAAACTGCTGATTTCACTTTCCTTTTGTGTTGAAGATGCCATTATCATTTAATGGGTTACTGAAGTTTCTGTTTGCAACTTTTAGAAGtttgaaaagtagtgaaataaTGATAACAATATTTCTGATGCATGACGTCAACCAATGATTGATGTAGCTTGTTGAAAGAAGTTTCTAATAAATTAAGGGTATTCTTGTAGTACAAAAACcagaacaaaaaatgaaaaagataataGAGAAAATTAAAAAGGAGGAAGGAGGCATGTATAAAAGCTCAGTGGTATACGTGGATTACTTTCAATTTTCCTTCTAAATTTCAATATCTATTGTTGGATTACCACGAGTTCAAGCGTTAAATCAAATGTTACAACGTTTAACACATAATTTTCTTTAAATCAGTGTACCTGCTGTTGTGCAAAAGAATGAAAGAATGGGACTCCACTAGACCATAAAATTAGATGTCATTACTTCTACGATAGAAATAATAACGTATATGCACCGATGAAataaaagatatttatattacgTATAAGGTAATTACAAGTAAATTTATATGAAATATACATTAATTGATAGCCTAATAAAAATAGTAGTAAGCACGTATGTGGACCCTCGTCTATCTTTCATTTATTGAGTCCTATCTTTTGTAGTAATGGCCATTTCTAAAGTAGGACAAGGTTAACAAAGGGAAAGGGAAAAAAAGATAAACTTTTGAATACTAAGAGAGCTGACCTCCCTAAAtagaaatgtaattgtaatcatTATGTCAAGTCCCAGAAAACCCTAGTTCTTCGATATTTAATATCCGTCCCTTAATTTGCattcatttccattgtttccTTCTTCCAAATCTTGCCTCTCTTTGATAATGCCTGACTGCCAAAGGAAACTTTACGTGAGCTCATACAAATAACTAAATGTAAGTACTAGTTAAGTTATATTATCATTTTTTAGTTAAGTGGAGTGTATATATTTGTATGTGTATGTGTATCTAAAGTAAATAAATGAACGGGCATTACATGAAGATATATTGTTGAAGTAAACTTGAAAGAAGTCCCTGTTTTCCTTCAGAAGCTCTCTCCACACTGCAAGCATGATTTACAATCAATTAATCCAAGAGAAGTCGTTTATGATGATGAGTGATGATAAGATTAATAACCAAATAATAATAACCGAAAgttttcaaaaaattcttctctCGAAAAGCATTTTGCATGATATCGCTAGCAAAATGGAAATTAATAGAGATCTAAATAACCTGTTAATGTTACGAGTGGAAGGATTCTAGCATGTATAGCTAGCGCATTAACGCATTGATCTCTACCCATGCCTAGAAGCAAACATCTCTCTATGAGATTTTGAACCTGCAACAATGTAATTCAACATATATAAGGAACTAGTGAGTTTCAAAAGCTAATTAGAAAATCATGCAAAAGAATGATTATCATATATAAAAGGAGTACGAGGACGAGAGGAGTTTGCCAAGTCGCCTTCATTAGCATAATTAAGTAGAAAGCCACTTACTGATCCTGATAACATAGGCGGATGTGCAATGCAGCCCTTAGCTACCTCGTTCATCTGAACCAAGTATTTCGACGTGAAGTATATTactaaaatttcaacaaaatattaaattttgaaatCATAGTTTCAATCGTATGATGAGTTCaatattaaaaatcttaaaaatgtaaattttggaTCCGCCTCAATCTTAATTGGGatgggaaaaaaaattcaaatcatAACAAGAGTAAATGAGAGAGACAAAGAAGGTATACCATTCTAATATAACTATGAGGGTGGCAACACAAACAGGGAAAATGATACTCCTGGTTTTGATACATTTTTAGTCGTTTATCTTTTGAAGGAAATGGACAAACAAGAGGAATATAAAAAATTGGAGAGAGAAAAGAATAAGAGGATGAGAATgcaaacaaattaattaaatggGAAAAAGCGCAAAGGAGAAAGCTACAGGGAGAGATATTTAGAGTAAGAGATGTAGAGTGTGTCTTTGTTATCCAAGAGGTATCTAAGTGAAGGGCCAAAATAGCACAAGAAATCCAAACAAGAGATCAATCTCATCTTTTAATAGATAAGACGATGAATTGTATGCCAATTGCCAATTGgtgttcttttttttccttttcattttgtgGTTTAAAAGATGAAGTTTTGATTAATATTACTACATCTTCGTGGCTTAGCCTATTGCCACTGAAATTCCCCCGTACATGTTAATGCCTATCATTTGCAGCTTCTTTTGGACCCATCAATTGTCATCAATATATGCAACGCTCCCTGCCGCCCTCATATCACCTTTTGAATTCTGTTTGGCCACCATTTATTTTGAGTATAATTTTATACATTGGCGGTATAAAAGAATTTTTTCAATATTAGGTCACCTAGAAAATGAATACAgataaattttcttaataaataaaaCTAGTAACCTGAAAGTAAGGAAGGTACTTAATATGCTACTCCATGTCATAAGAAAGGTACGTAATGTTGATTATACTAATAGTGTAATTATCTTTACCACGTTAATCAGGGGCGGATCTACTAAGGCCCATCACCCGCAAGCTTTGGTagaaattatatgtatatatgtatttatatgccAGACATCAGCTAAATAAAAAGGTTGCCACCCGCAGTAACAAAAGTCATTAAGCTGCTCGTGGTAGAAGCTCACTTTGTCATCCTTAAGGCGAGTGATCGAACCAGTATCAGATAGATAATAAATTTGACTACAATTACAAAAGTAACCTAAACTACACTTCACTGTTTTCTGATCGTTATTATCAATTTATATTCTCTTAGAATTGATATTTAATATTAGGAAAATTAACATAAAAGGTATGATAATTGTGTTGCatagtttaaataagaaaattatttatataaGCTTATTGGAACTTAAAGTTGAGGACTTTctactcaaataaaaaaaaaaatttaataactATACTTTTAGTTAATcttaaagttctaaatattaaaaactattaataattttttttcaatatgaaatttattttaaaggataaaaaagtccaccaatttttttcaaaacacacacacatatatattaattaatttttttctccCAAGAATCTTCTCTCCCATTAGAACGAAACCCCTTATTGCGTCGAATTGTCATAATTAGTACATTTTTCGTTTAATTGATTTGTCAGAATAAATTGAAAGACAAATAATTCGAGCGAAaactaaatataaaatatttattctatttggaTCATATAAATATACTCTATTCGGATTGTATAAATAAGAACATGTCTATGTTCAAAGTAATATGACACCCGTAACATCTAAATCCTAGATCCGTCTCTGATGTtaatgtatataagttaaatccatTTATTTAATTTACGTCATAGGACCTAGACACATGTTTATTCTAGCTCATTTTTATATTCTATATTAATGACGAAGTACACACTTCGTTCCATATATTTAACCTCTTTCTACCTTTTTAGAGTCTATATAATGGAATTACTGGACTTGagtcaaataaaaatattttgttggaAAGAAAATATAAGTATAAAGACCATATGAAAAGTATTAGTGTGTTACTACAAGTAACGGTATTTTTAATTTCATATTGACAACATAATACATTTAAAAAATTTGGTCAAAATCAATTCATTATGTAGAACTATAATTACAGAATGGAAGGGCTAGGATCAGGATTTATGTGGATCAAGAAACAAATAGCAGGTGAAAAAACCATTTATGAAAATATATCCTGTGAGTCAAACAAATGGTCAATATGTTTTAGCTTGTATCTTAGCTAATAAAATGATTAACTATTCAAATTCTTATAATGATCCATATACGAAGTAACGCCAAGACAATTCTAAACCTTCACAAGTTCTTAAACGTTATATTCATGCTCTACCTTTCCCCCCTTTTTTTCCTCTTCCTCGTTGGCATAAAATCCATAATTTTAGCTTCTAAAGTAccattatatttaaaaaatacaagTCTCCGCTGATTCTAAGGATTTATAGTTTAACGACCTTAATTCTCGGGCATATCATGTATGTTGGTGGTAAGATCTATATTTCCGAAGTCCATAATCAGTTACCATCTCTCCACCACCTTTTCCTCAAAGTTTTTTTCCTTCAGAATTAATCATCAATGTTGTTGCAACAACACATTGGCTTTAATTTGTTGTTGCAATATATAACCCATTTTTTCTTTTAGGTCTTTAATTTCAAGAACCAAGAAAGAAACCTTTCtatctacttttttttttttaaaatttcaaaatggaAGCATTAAGGGTATCTTCAAACCCATCCTATGAAAGATTACCAACATCGTTCTACACTTCAACCCCAGCAGAGACAAACAACAACGTTAATTGGACAGATTCGAATTCCTCGGAATTCGAACACCTAAGCGTGTCACAAAAAGTTGGATCTCTCCTATTTGTTGCGACCATGGTTTTTGTTCTCGTAGTAGGCCTCTTCGCGCTGTTAGATTTTAGCATGTCAAGAACGATCAATCAATCAAACACTCAAATCATCGAGATGCATGGAATTCATTTACAATCAATGGTCATTTACGATTTACAATCCAAAATGAATTCAACATTTATCGCCGGATGTAATGTCACGTTCAACGCCACGAACAGACGAGACGTGGAATATTTTTACGATAAGGGAGTGATTTGGGTCATATTTGATGAGAAAATTATGTGGACATTACCAACACCAGAATTTTATCAAGCAATTGAAGAGACGACGTTGGTTAATGCTTCTGCTAGTCCAGCAAAAATGGAAACAGATTTATATGTTCCAAGAGCACTTGCAAGTGATAGGAAATTGCATGAATGGGAAATGTTTAAGCTAAGGTTTGATATTTATTATAGGGGAGGTGTAGGAAGAAATGGATTTAATTTGGGTGGGTTGAAATATGTTTGTAATGTTAATATGACTTTTCGTGATGAGACTACTCTTGTTGGCGGACCAAGTGATTGTATTGGTAGCGTAGAGGATATCACTAGTTGTGACAATTTATTCTTTTGTTCTAATTGAGAACAAAGCAAGCTGCATAAGCTAGCCtattttgataaaattaaaatGTTTTTTTTGCGGTTGGATCTAGTTTTCAGATAATAATTCTTTGTTGTGAGAGAATTGATATATTTTCGTAAGTttgataattgatattgcttatTGTACGTACCTTCATTTGAATTATTGTTTGAATTATTTCGGAGCACAAGAATCAAATTGACTAAAGACATAGATTctttaagttttttgaaataaaatttatatatttaggaACTACATAAATTACTATAAgtcataataataaataatttaaaatatttaaaaattattttaataaaatatggTCAAAAAAAATTGTTTGACTCCCCCAATAATAAAAggttcattcttgtaaaacagaGGGAGCTGTACTTCATCCGGACCACACCTCAAGAATCAACTCGATATCTCTTTTTCTTTGGTTCAAAGATAAGTTAGGTAAGAATAAGTTATGcaaaaattaattatatagtGATTTTTATGCAaagattaattattttttaatgttCGATTATATTAAAATTAGTATATGTGATAGTGGgtactgtttacccgtaaaatgatataattgaatttatatgtggtttatagacaaatGAATTGacttgatcccaaaatgataaataaattaaacaagaaTATAAGATttagcgttgaaatcgagataagacaacATAAATCCTGGTTCCGGGAGCAGAGCTTTCGGAGGCAGTAGTAACGATATCAATAAGCaagaagataatattattgagCTTTGAACAATATATTGCATAAGCTTGTCACAAAATTTTTGTGTCACAATGGTTGTTGAACTCATTATTTATAGTTACTCTTGGGGAACAAGGTCCTacgatcaagcccctcttaaatgacaattatggaggtcattgaagaatgtgtaacggcatGCCATAAATGCCATATTCTTTGTAACGAGTTATGTACTTAATGatatagaatattctccattaaatgttACCGGGTGGCAGGCATTTATTTTGTCATTATGCGCAACACTCCCTTCGGGAACAAACGAGATTGTTACCCTTGGACTGACTGTCATTTGTTTCGCTTTTCGTCTGCCTCCGGCTCCACGTGTCTCTTTATTATGCgagcatttaatatgaacatattttaccctatacagataatcCCCCTACTTTTCGGTGACACATCCTTGTGTCACCAGAAAGTTGGTGAAGATATTGATACCTTTCTTGGCGGAAAATTCTTTGACCTCCTTTGAAAagtttctgacggttgattagatgcagatctctccgcatttaatgccccgaacacgcgtcatcccatgattcagtAATACTTTCGCcagttctcgaggtaatcatggccacgattttagccgcatattcctttacttatacacATCAATCTTCTCCCTTTATACTTCATattttttcaaactctctcaaactttcTTTACTTAACTCACTCTTGCTTtcaaccttcttcttcttcagagagAACCTTATTTCCCTTTGTTAATAATGGCTTCTTCTTTCAAAAACTctagttcttcaaagaacaaagaAAGTACTGATGATGCTGCTCCGTCTACGGTGAGCACTAATATCCCCATAAGGCTTACTATAACTAAGGACTTCGAAGAAAAGTACCCTTCTGCTAACCCCCGCACATGGGATATTGGTGTATATCCTTTTCCATCCATCCTTCTAGCATCTCTGTTGTGAATGAAGAGTATGGTTGTCAATATTTGAACATCATCGCTCCTGACCTAGCGAAACGGGTAACCTTctccaagaagggttttacgtacATTTACACGTACCTCTTCACTTTGGGCCCGTTCTCATTGAGCGGAGGGCATGACTCTGTTATCTTGGAGTTTTGCTTCTGTTACCAAGTCTTCTTGGCACAGGTGAGACCTTCTGTTTGGCGGACGTTTGCTTGTCTTCGGCGTCTATGCCAGGAGATGGGAGAAGAGCTATCCCTGGCTCGActgatgaacctttattcccctAAGATTTTTcgtgggggaatgataaacttcAGCAAACGTGGTCACCATGCTTTGCTAACCAGCgtggatgatgacaatgaccgtGGATGGATGGAGCGGTTCGTTGCACTTGTCACCAGGGACATCATCCCGGTCACTACTCTATCTTTTCGTGAATCGTGGAGCCGTACTCGTAAGTTCATCATTTGTCTTTTCTTTTAGCTAAAGATTGTCCCATGCTATCATTGATCCTTCTTCTTTCACTATTTCAGCAACTCGGTGGACACCACcaagggttgaaggcttggaccagtgggtcTAGAAGATTTTGGATATCACTACGCTT from Nicotiana tabacum cultivar K326 chromosome 24, ASM71507v2, whole genome shotgun sequence includes:
- the LOC107829047 gene encoding uncharacterized protein LOC107829047 → MYQNQEYHFPCLCCHPHSYIRMVQNLIERCLLLGMGRDQCVNALAIHARILPLVTLTVWRELLKENRDFFQVYFNNISSFRHYQREARFGRRKQWK